Proteins co-encoded in one Desulfitobacterium hafniense DCB-2 genomic window:
- a CDS encoding TetR/AcrR family transcriptional regulator, with protein sequence MVYNKTDRVLEKQELRRKRIIKAAKEILSEEEEIGKVSIKSIARRAGIATGTFYLYFTDKESLVDMIVKEIYAELLAKIKQERAQYTDTFAKLQASMEVCIRLFLKEKYLAKILLEQFPQIHTALNTKYADIEEDLIRLTKIDLDELMAERLIPRQDTNVTATAFVGTFREVILAWIGKGEPQDIELAYQTLIDYNMRGIGRYKIDEELFNH encoded by the coding sequence ATGGTTTATAATAAAACGGACCGAGTCCTTGAGAAACAAGAATTGCGCCGGAAAAGGATAATCAAAGCCGCCAAGGAAATCCTATCGGAAGAAGAGGAGATCGGCAAGGTTTCCATTAAGTCCATCGCCAGGCGGGCCGGCATCGCCACAGGGACCTTTTATCTCTATTTTACGGATAAAGAATCTCTGGTGGATATGATTGTCAAAGAGATCTACGCCGAATTGCTGGCCAAAATCAAGCAGGAACGGGCACAGTACACCGATACCTTTGCTAAGCTGCAGGCCTCCATGGAAGTGTGCATCCGCTTGTTCCTGAAAGAGAAGTACCTGGCCAAAATCCTCCTGGAACAATTTCCCCAGATCCACACGGCTTTGAATACTAAATATGCCGATATTGAAGAGGATTTGATCCGCTTGACCAAAATTGATCTGGATGAGCTTATGGCGGAAAGACTGATCCCCAGGCAGGATACCAATGTCACCGCTACGGCCTTTGTGGGAACCTTCCGCGAAGTGATTCTGGCGTGGATCGGCAAGGGTGAACCCCAGGATATTGAGCTGGCCTATCAAACCCTCATTGATTACAACATGCGCGGGATTGGGAGATATAAAATTGATGAAGAACTATTTAACCATTGA
- a CDS encoding ABC transporter substrate-binding protein, producing the protein MRRKSFSSLVLSLVLVLALSTGCGQKNTANPGDSQAGDTLTIGSMTIEENLPVLVAQQNGYFAEQNLEVKLLTFQSPVELQSAFQTGQLDGMITDIMIAALLKSSGEDLRVASIALGATPEEGRFAIIASPASTVKSVADLKGKSIGISNNSIIEYVTDKLLLAGGVNPGEVNKTTVAKLPLRVEMLLSNQIDAIVVPDPQISYVVSQGAKIIAEDSQGENLSQSVTIVGKKTLNEKQDALQRFYQAYTKGVQAINASPDQYKELLVKNVNIPESIAASYQVQHYSEPQLPEEKDVNKVLEWLQEKGLLKNPVDYESFVQSGLY; encoded by the coding sequence ATGAGGCGCAAATCCTTTTCCAGCCTTGTGTTGAGCCTTGTTCTTGTCTTAGCTCTAAGCACAGGCTGCGGACAAAAGAATACCGCCAATCCGGGCGACTCTCAAGCAGGGGATACCTTAACCATCGGGTCCATGACTATTGAAGAGAATCTGCCTGTCTTGGTTGCTCAGCAAAACGGCTATTTTGCTGAACAAAATCTGGAGGTTAAATTATTGACCTTCCAGAGCCCCGTGGAGCTGCAAAGCGCTTTTCAAACGGGACAACTGGACGGTATGATTACGGATATCATGATCGCCGCTTTGCTGAAAAGCTCAGGGGAAGATCTGCGGGTTGCTTCCATCGCCCTTGGCGCCACACCGGAGGAAGGACGCTTTGCCATTATCGCTTCACCGGCCAGCACGGTGAAGTCCGTTGCCGACTTAAAAGGGAAGAGTATCGGCATCTCCAACAATTCCATTATCGAATATGTCACCGACAAACTTCTCCTGGCGGGAGGAGTCAATCCAGGGGAAGTCAATAAGACGACAGTTGCCAAGCTCCCGCTGCGGGTGGAAATGCTCCTGAGCAATCAGATCGACGCCATTGTGGTACCGGACCCCCAGATATCCTACGTGGTTTCACAGGGTGCCAAAATCATTGCTGAAGACTCCCAAGGGGAAAACCTGTCTCAATCGGTGACCATTGTCGGCAAGAAGACCCTCAATGAGAAGCAGGATGCTCTGCAACGTTTTTATCAAGCCTACACGAAGGGGGTTCAGGCCATCAATGCCTCCCCGGATCAGTATAAAGAGCTTTTGGTTAAGAATGTGAATATACCCGAAAGCATCGCCGCTTCTTATCAGGTCCAGCATTACTCCGAGCCGCAGCTTCCTGAGGAAAAGGATGTCAATAAGGTGCTGGAGTGGCTTCAAGAAAAGGGACTGCTCAAAAACCCCGTGGATTATGAAAGTTTTGTTCAATCAGGATTATATTAG
- a CDS encoding ABC transporter ATP-binding protein, with protein MELTIQGLTKRYKDKTAVNNINLTLTPGVWGLLGANGAGKTTLMRMVAGILTPTSGKVQYDGIAIKTLGEAYRDVFGYLPQTFGFYPEFTVADYLHYMAALKGLPQKKTNQKIDELLHRLTLADVRNKHIRKLSGGMQRRVGIAQALLNDPDILILDEPTSGLDPGERIRFRNILSEFAQQRIVLISTHIVSDVEYIANRNAIMKDGHIIAAGTTDELVKTMDGKVWQSTLPAEQLHHYERTVRVVTVRNEESGRVSVRYVSESPGLPDSQTAAPRLEDLYLWLFRGEEAVKEDAV; from the coding sequence ATGGAGCTTACGATACAAGGACTTACCAAACGGTATAAGGATAAAACCGCCGTAAACAATATAAACCTGACCCTTACCCCCGGAGTATGGGGGCTTCTCGGTGCCAACGGCGCGGGTAAAACAACCTTGATGCGGATGGTGGCCGGAATTTTAACGCCTACCTCCGGCAAAGTCCAGTACGACGGCATCGCAATAAAAACGTTGGGCGAAGCCTACCGGGATGTCTTTGGCTATCTGCCACAGACCTTTGGCTTTTACCCGGAATTTACGGTAGCGGACTATCTGCACTATATGGCTGCGCTGAAAGGGCTGCCCCAAAAGAAAACCAATCAAAAAATAGACGAGCTGCTGCACAGGCTAACCCTTGCGGATGTTCGGAACAAACACATACGCAAACTGTCGGGCGGGATGCAACGCAGAGTGGGGATTGCCCAGGCGCTTTTGAACGACCCGGATATTTTGATTCTGGACGAACCGACAAGCGGCCTTGACCCCGGCGAGCGCATACGCTTCCGCAATATTTTATCGGAGTTTGCCCAACAGCGTATTGTCTTGATTTCTACTCATATCGTGTCTGATGTTGAGTATATCGCCAACCGCAACGCCATTATGAAGGACGGGCACATTATTGCGGCCGGCACCACAGACGAGCTTGTGAAAACGATGGACGGCAAGGTATGGCAAAGCACGCTTCCAGCGGAACAGCTTCATCATTACGAGCGTACCGTCCGGGTTGTGACCGTCCGCAATGAAGAAAGCGGGCGCGTATCGGTACGGTATGTTTCGGAAAGTCCGGGTTTGCCGGACTCACAGACCGCCGCGCCACGCCTTGAGGATTTATATCTTTGGCTGTTCCGTGGTGAGGAAGCCGTAAAGGAGGATGCGGTATGA
- a CDS encoding ABC transporter permease, producing MPLKSLTSKVYTTLITVLLIGLAWQILSMLLETTAFPPPWEALQSFGELFFSELMPHLQVSLYRVGISLMVAALLGIPLGLFLGKNKRADAWSAPFLYLTFPVPKVVFLPIFLILLGIGDVSKIVMITLIVFYQIVVTTRDAARNVQHEYVLSVESLRASTLELYRHVYFPACLPSILTSLKLGLGTAMAILFLVETYATQEGIGYFIMNSWSSLAYDKMFAGIIAMGLMGFLIYLLLDTCEKFFCSWVNP from the coding sequence ATGCCTTTAAAATCCCTCACTTCAAAAGTGTACACTACTCTGATCACCGTGCTTCTCATCGGTTTGGCCTGGCAGATTCTGTCTATGCTTCTGGAGACCACCGCCTTTCCTCCTCCCTGGGAAGCCCTCCAATCCTTTGGGGAATTATTTTTCAGTGAGCTGATGCCCCATTTGCAGGTGAGTCTTTACCGCGTGGGCATCAGCTTGATGGTGGCTGCTCTTTTGGGAATTCCTCTGGGTTTATTTTTAGGCAAGAACAAACGGGCCGATGCTTGGTCCGCTCCTTTTCTCTACCTGACCTTCCCGGTCCCTAAGGTGGTTTTTCTGCCGATCTTTCTTATTTTACTGGGGATTGGTGATGTTTCGAAAATTGTTATGATCACCTTGATCGTTTTCTATCAGATTGTGGTGACCACAAGGGATGCAGCCCGCAATGTGCAGCATGAATATGTCCTTTCCGTGGAGTCGTTGCGGGCCTCAACCCTGGAACTCTACCGGCATGTCTATTTTCCGGCCTGTCTGCCCTCGATTCTGACCTCCCTGAAGCTGGGCTTAGGAACGGCTATGGCCATCCTTTTCTTAGTGGAGACCTATGCGACTCAAGAGGGGATTGGCTATTTTATCATGAATTCCTGGAGCAGTCTGGCCTATGACAAGATGTTTGCCGGGATCATCGCCATGGGATTAATGGGGTTCTTGATCTATCTGCTCCTTGATACCTGTGAAAAATTCTTCTGTTCATGGGTTAATCCGTAA
- a CDS encoding NYN domain-containing protein: MDNDKNIAVLIDADNVSEKYIKPILDEVSNHGIPTYKRIYGDWTKPQLSSWKNVLLNYSITPIQQYSYTTGKNATDAALIIDAMDILYSKNVDGFCIVSSDSDFTRLAARLREAGMYVIGMGEKKTPTPFIAACEKFKYLEVLAGGTTNVSEQGIPLKSEKHDPTKDGMASLDDLIRTIRIIVTESSDEDGWAFLGEVGKRLNKRYPDFDTRNYGHTKLTPLISSLKQFEIQPRKTSNPNIIHYFIKNKPKVK, translated from the coding sequence ATGGATAATGATAAAAATATCGCGGTGCTCATCGATGCTGATAATGTTTCGGAAAAATACATTAAACCGATTTTAGATGAAGTATCCAATCATGGCATTCCTACCTATAAAAGAATTTATGGAGATTGGACAAAACCTCAATTGTCGTCCTGGAAAAATGTGCTCCTCAATTACTCCATCACACCCATTCAACAATACAGTTACACCACAGGTAAAAATGCCACAGATGCAGCCTTGATTATTGATGCCATGGATATCCTTTATTCCAAGAATGTAGACGGCTTCTGTATCGTATCCAGTGACAGTGATTTCACCCGGCTGGCCGCCCGCTTAAGGGAAGCGGGAATGTATGTCATCGGTATGGGTGAGAAAAAAACCCCCACACCCTTTATCGCCGCCTGTGAGAAATTTAAATATTTAGAAGTGCTGGCTGGTGGCACTACCAATGTTTCCGAGCAGGGTATTCCCTTAAAAAGTGAGAAGCATGATCCCACCAAAGATGGGATGGCTTCCCTGGATGATCTGATTCGCACCATTCGCATTATTGTTACGGAAAGCTCTGATGAGGATGGTTGGGCGTTTTTAGGTGAAGTGGGCAAGCGGCTGAACAAACGCTATCCTGATTTTGATACCAGAAACTACGGGCACACTAAGCTGACCCCGCTTATTTCCTCATTAAAGCAATTCGAAATCCAACCCCGCAAAACCAGCAATCCCAATATTATTCATTACTTTATTAAGAATAAACCCAAGGTTAAATAA
- a CDS encoding RNA polymerase sigma factor, with amino-acid sequence MRKTSGGLALIDEDALLKKIRNGDEASLDKLVVFYYPDILRYCLWHTPNRPTAEDATQDTFLKAIRHLDAYIHRGKFRAYLYKIAANVCIDYSRKKVSEQLLGDWPEYDHQLERVESDANLVWLLRGLPDEQREVVLLRFAHELKVREIAEVIGVPMRTVQSRLRSALKRLEKDFIGREES; translated from the coding sequence ATGAGGAAAACTTCCGGAGGATTAGCCTTGATAGATGAAGATGCATTACTGAAAAAAATTAGAAATGGTGACGAAGCCAGTCTGGATAAACTTGTGGTCTTTTATTATCCGGATATTCTGCGCTATTGCTTATGGCATACACCGAACCGACCGACAGCGGAGGATGCCACCCAGGATACTTTTTTGAAAGCTATCAGGCACCTTGACGCTTATATTCATCGGGGCAAATTCAGGGCGTACCTTTACAAGATTGCCGCCAATGTGTGTATTGATTACAGCCGCAAAAAAGTTTCAGAACAGTTGCTCGGTGATTGGCCGGAATACGACCATCAGTTGGAGCGGGTAGAATCAGATGCAAATTTGGTGTGGCTGCTGCGCGGCTTGCCTGACGAACAACGGGAAGTTGTCCTCTTACGCTTTGCACATGAGCTGAAAGTCCGGGAAATCGCAGAAGTAATCGGTGTACCCATGCGCACGGTACAATCCCGTTTGCGCAGCGCACTCAAGCGGTTAGAAAAAGACTTCATTGGGAGGGAAGAGAGTTGA
- a CDS encoding carbonic anhydrase has translation MVTEKLLKGIVNFRNGDFETHRQLFEELKDNQKPHTLFITCSDSRIDPNMITGTLPGELFIVRNVANIVPPCRETSEYVSTTSAIEYAVQMLGVENIIVCGHSNCGGCSASLNAPEKLDQLPHTKKWLELMESVRERVLSEFAEDEPTVREWMMEQINVVEQLRHLMTYPYIYEKVMAKELMLSGWHYMIETGEVFIYDYRAGEFRLANGSRA, from the coding sequence ATGGTTACGGAGAAACTATTAAAAGGAATCGTCAATTTTCGTAATGGGGATTTCGAGACCCATCGACAACTTTTTGAAGAATTAAAAGATAATCAAAAACCCCATACCTTGTTTATTACTTGTTCAGACTCGCGCATTGATCCCAATATGATCACAGGAACCTTGCCCGGCGAACTGTTCATCGTCCGCAATGTGGCCAATATTGTGCCCCCTTGCCGCGAAACATCGGAATATGTGAGCACCACCTCGGCCATAGAATACGCTGTACAGATGCTGGGAGTGGAGAACATCATCGTCTGCGGACATTCCAACTGCGGAGGCTGTTCAGCCAGCCTGAATGCGCCTGAGAAGCTGGACCAGCTGCCCCATACGAAAAAATGGCTGGAGCTTATGGAATCGGTAAGAGAGAGAGTCCTCAGCGAATTTGCGGAGGATGAACCAACAGTCCGGGAATGGATGATGGAGCAGATCAATGTGGTGGAGCAGTTGCGCCATTTAATGACTTATCCTTATATTTACGAGAAGGTTATGGCCAAAGAGCTTATGCTCAGCGGCTGGCACTATATGATCGAAACCGGGGAAGTTTTTATTTACGATTACCGGGCCGGGGAGTTCCGTTTGGCCAATGGCAGCAGAGCTTAA
- a CDS encoding ABC transporter ATP-binding protein, which produces MKNYLTIESLNVVYAQNGQLTPALKDVSLTLPQGQIGAIIGPSGCGKSTLLNVVAGLNKNYQGKVLLKGAPPQANNEVALILQEYGLLPWKTVWDNVRLGLQIKGIAGTQAAQRTEEILKQLGLLHLRKRFPIQLSGGQRQRVAIARSMVLHPELLLMDEPFSSLDALTREEMQDLVLKVWQETGLTILIITHNIEEAVFLGQKIFVMSPCPGIITQEINNPLAGDYEARGKMEFLEVCNALRLSLRGRCQACL; this is translated from the coding sequence ATGAAGAACTATTTAACCATTGAATCCCTCAATGTGGTCTATGCCCAGAACGGTCAATTAACCCCCGCCTTAAAAGATGTCAGCCTGACTCTTCCTCAGGGGCAGATCGGGGCGATCATTGGCCCCTCCGGCTGCGGTAAAAGCACCCTTTTAAATGTAGTGGCAGGCTTGAATAAGAATTATCAAGGAAAGGTGCTCTTAAAAGGCGCTCCTCCCCAAGCTAACAACGAGGTGGCCCTGATTCTGCAGGAATACGGACTTTTGCCCTGGAAAACCGTATGGGATAATGTCCGGCTGGGCTTGCAGATTAAAGGAATAGCCGGTACCCAGGCAGCTCAACGCACCGAAGAGATTCTTAAGCAGTTGGGCTTATTGCATCTGCGCAAGCGTTTTCCCATTCAATTAAGCGGGGGGCAAAGGCAGAGAGTGGCCATTGCCCGTTCTATGGTGCTTCATCCGGAGCTGCTCCTTATGGATGAGCCTTTTTCTTCTCTGGATGCCTTAACCAGGGAAGAGATGCAGGACTTAGTCCTCAAGGTCTGGCAGGAGACGGGACTTACCATCCTGATCATTACTCACAATATTGAGGAAGCCGTGTTTTTGGGGCAGAAGATTTTCGTCATGTCCCCTTGTCCGGGAATCATTACCCAGGAGATTAACAACCCTTTAGCCGGGGACTATGAAGCCCGGGGAAAAATGGAATTCCTTGAAGTGTGCAACGCTCTGCGCCTGAGCCTGCGGGGGAGGTGCCAGGCATGCCTTTAA
- a CDS encoding pyridoxamine kinase: MERQKRVAAIHDISCVGRCSLTVALPILSAAGFDTGVLPTAVLSTHTGGFEGFTYRDLTEDIEPIAKHWQSLDLKFDALYSGFLGSFAQIDLVADLFKTFRKDDTLVMVDPVMADNGVLYSVYSPEMAKGMAKLCSMADIIVPNLTEAAFMLEEDYVGDKYSQDYVEKILRKLSDMGAKKVVLTGISFDPAQLGAACYDRETDQVSYAFNERVEGYFHGTGDVFGSTLLSGLLNNFSLAEATQIAVDYTLKCIQLTVAGNQERRYGVCFERALPYLIQKLGLLK, from the coding sequence ATGGAAAGACAAAAGCGGGTAGCGGCCATCCACGATATATCCTGTGTAGGCAGATGCTCATTAACCGTGGCCTTGCCCATTCTTTCGGCGGCCGGATTTGATACAGGGGTATTGCCTACAGCAGTCCTGTCCACCCACACGGGGGGATTTGAAGGGTTTACTTATCGGGATTTGACCGAAGATATTGAGCCTATAGCCAAGCACTGGCAATCCCTTGATCTGAAGTTTGACGCTTTATACAGCGGTTTTTTAGGGTCCTTTGCCCAGATTGATTTGGTAGCCGATCTCTTTAAAACCTTTAGAAAAGACGATACCTTGGTTATGGTGGATCCGGTGATGGCGGATAATGGGGTTCTTTATTCGGTGTACTCTCCGGAGATGGCTAAAGGTATGGCCAAGCTTTGCTCCATGGCCGATATCATCGTCCCCAATTTAACGGAAGCAGCCTTTATGCTTGAGGAAGACTATGTGGGAGATAAGTATTCCCAGGATTATGTCGAGAAAATTCTCAGGAAGCTTTCCGACATGGGCGCGAAAAAAGTCGTCTTGACAGGTATCTCCTTTGACCCGGCCCAGCTTGGCGCAGCCTGCTATGATCGGGAAACGGATCAGGTAAGCTATGCCTTTAATGAGCGGGTGGAAGGCTATTTCCACGGCACAGGGGACGTCTTTGGCAGCACCTTATTGTCCGGTCTGCTCAATAACTTTTCTCTGGCCGAAGCTACTCAGATTGCTGTGGATTATACCCTGAAATGCATCCAGCTTACCGTGGCCGGGAATCAGGAGCGCCGCTATGGGGTCTGCTTCGAACGGGCACTTCCTTATCTGATCCAAAAGCTGGGTTTGCTAAAATAA
- a CDS encoding MATE family efflux transporter, with the protein MISLRNDSIGKLLWEFSLPAIIGMLVNALYNIIGRIFVGQGVGYLAIAAVTVAMPVMILLMSVAMLVGVGATALISIRMGEKKMDEVEKIAGNATGLLVLLPLLLSFVYFFNAEPLLVLFGASPEVLPYAKEYSHIIMMGAVPGALAFGMNNFIRAEGNPRIAMLTQIIGAVINIVCNYIYIFIFDWGIQGSALATVTGQTVSAIWVLSHFLMGRSRIKLRAKYLRLDPSIVLKTITIGFAPFAMQIANSVQQTLLNNTLREYGGDIAISAVGIVMSISMLLLMPIVGVSQGAQPIIGYNYGAQNYERVKETLKKAVLVGTAMAAGGFVLLHLFAVPVVGLFSKNDLALTELAVHASLVFLALMPIVGFQIIGSSYFQAVGKPIQSTILSLSRQVLLFIPLLLLLPRFYKIEGVWITAPIADGLAVLVTGTFLFFELRKYKKPVPALGD; encoded by the coding sequence ATGATAAGCCTTAGAAATGACAGCATCGGAAAATTGCTGTGGGAATTTTCCTTGCCGGCAATTATTGGGATGTTGGTTAATGCCCTCTACAATATTATCGGCCGTATCTTTGTCGGTCAGGGTGTTGGTTATCTGGCCATCGCTGCAGTTACGGTAGCCATGCCTGTGATGATTTTGCTTATGTCCGTCGCTATGCTGGTGGGTGTGGGAGCTACCGCCCTGATCTCTATTCGCATGGGCGAGAAAAAGATGGACGAAGTGGAAAAAATTGCAGGAAACGCCACAGGTCTTCTTGTGCTTTTGCCCTTGCTTTTATCCTTCGTTTACTTTTTTAATGCTGAACCCCTTTTGGTCTTGTTTGGCGCCAGTCCGGAAGTTTTGCCCTATGCCAAGGAATACAGCCATATCATTATGATGGGCGCAGTGCCAGGTGCTTTAGCCTTTGGCATGAACAACTTTATCCGTGCCGAAGGCAACCCCCGTATTGCTATGCTGACTCAGATTATCGGTGCGGTTATTAACATTGTCTGTAACTATATTTACATTTTTATATTTGATTGGGGTATTCAGGGCTCCGCTTTGGCGACAGTGACTGGTCAAACTGTTTCGGCAATATGGGTTCTCAGCCATTTTCTCATGGGACGCAGCAGAATTAAGCTGAGAGCAAAATATTTGCGCCTGGATCCATCCATTGTCTTAAAGACCATAACCATTGGCTTTGCACCTTTTGCCATGCAGATCGCCAATAGTGTTCAGCAAACTCTACTGAACAACACCTTAAGGGAATATGGGGGAGATATAGCTATTTCAGCCGTGGGCATTGTCATGAGTATATCCATGCTGCTGCTGATGCCGATTGTCGGAGTCAGCCAAGGGGCACAACCCATTATCGGTTATAATTACGGCGCTCAGAATTATGAGCGGGTCAAGGAAACCCTGAAAAAAGCCGTTCTGGTGGGCACTGCTATGGCGGCAGGTGGATTTGTCCTGCTCCATCTCTTTGCTGTTCCGGTGGTAGGGCTTTTCAGTAAAAATGATCTGGCTCTTACCGAGTTAGCCGTCCATGCATCCCTTGTCTTCCTGGCTTTGATGCCCATTGTCGGTTTCCAAATCATTGGCTCCTCCTACTTCCAGGCAGTAGGAAAACCTATTCAATCCACGATTCTCAGCCTTTCCCGACAAGTGCTTCTTTTTATTCCTCTTTTGCTTCTGCTCCCTCGGTTTTACAAAATTGAAGGGGTCTGGATCACGGCTCCCATCGCGGATGGCCTGGCTGTCCTGGTGACCGGAACCTTCCTGTTTTTCGAACTTAGAAAGTACAAAAAACCGGTTCCGGCCCTGGGTGACTAA
- a CDS encoding radical SAM protein, whose product MIYEGAVFRPPSEASSLILQVSLGCRHNQCTFCSMYKGKSFRIRSIEEIMDMIDAGSKAYPHMERIFLADGDALAVETDVLSNVLETLYQRFPRLKRVGIYGGPKDILEKSPAELARLKEQGLSIVYLGVESGSGLILNLIRKGVTPEEMINAGQKVVASGLKLSCTIILGLGGRERSPEHAVETGKVISAINPHYLGALTLMLAPDAPLTQKIKSGEFTPLNKWESLIELELMVQGLNLKDCLFRSNHASNYLPLKAHLPHDKATLLSTLKEVIEENREEVLRPEYWRGL is encoded by the coding sequence ATGATCTATGAAGGCGCTGTTTTCCGTCCTCCCAGTGAAGCGTCCAGCCTGATTCTGCAGGTCTCCCTGGGCTGCCGCCATAACCAATGTACATTTTGCAGCATGTACAAAGGAAAAAGCTTTCGCATCCGCAGTATCGAGGAGATCATGGATATGATCGATGCCGGCTCGAAGGCTTATCCTCATATGGAACGGATTTTTCTTGCCGATGGCGACGCCTTGGCCGTGGAAACGGACGTATTAAGCAATGTTCTGGAAACACTTTACCAGCGCTTCCCCCGCCTGAAGCGGGTAGGAATCTACGGAGGGCCGAAGGATATCCTGGAAAAAAGCCCTGCGGAACTGGCCCGGCTCAAGGAGCAAGGGCTGAGCATCGTCTATCTGGGTGTGGAAAGCGGCAGCGGGCTGATCCTTAACCTGATCCGGAAAGGAGTAACCCCCGAGGAAATGATCAACGCCGGTCAAAAGGTTGTGGCCAGCGGGCTCAAATTATCCTGCACCATTATTTTAGGATTGGGGGGCCGGGAACGCTCCCCGGAACATGCCGTGGAGACCGGAAAAGTCATCAGTGCTATCAACCCCCACTACCTGGGAGCCCTCACCCTCATGCTGGCTCCGGATGCCCCCCTCACCCAAAAGATCAAATCCGGGGAATTTACCCCTCTCAATAAATGGGAAAGTCTCATCGAGCTGGAACTCATGGTTCAAGGCTTAAACTTAAAGGATTGCCTATTCCGCAGCAACCACGCCTCCAACTACCTCCCCCTCAAAGCCCACCTTCCCCATGATAAAGCAACCCTTCTCTCCACTTTAAAAGAGGTCATTGAGGAAAACCGGGAGGAAGTCTTAAGACCCGAATACTGGCGAGGGCTTTAA
- the sstT gene encoding serine/threonine transporter SstT, whose protein sequence is MKELLRKWNNISLVKRILMGLIIGIMLALWIPDIAAPVAILGNLFVGALKAVAPVLVLILVMGAIANHKSGQQTNMKSILILYLLGTFLAGVTAVIASFMFPVSIALAAGAEDITAPGGITEVLLSLLMNVVDNPVKALMNANYIGILSWAILLGLALRTAGESTKQLIGDFADAVSKVVKWVINLAPLGILGLVFDSIATSGLEVLLGYGKLLLLLVGCMVFVALIINPLIVYLKIRKNPYPLVFRCLRESGITAFFTRSSAANIPVNLTLCEKLGLDRNTYSISIPLGATINMAGAAVTIAVLTLAAVHTLGITVDIPTAIILSVLSAIAACGASGVAGGSLLLIPLACSLFGISNDIAMQVVGVGFIIGVVQDSCETALNSSTDVLFTAAAEYGEWRKEGKAF, encoded by the coding sequence TTGAAGGAACTGCTCAGAAAATGGAACAACATTAGCCTCGTCAAACGCATCCTCATGGGTCTCATCATCGGTATTATGCTTGCTTTATGGATTCCTGACATTGCCGCGCCGGTCGCTATTCTCGGTAATTTATTTGTTGGCGCTTTAAAGGCTGTGGCACCGGTTCTGGTTTTGATTTTAGTGATGGGGGCCATTGCCAACCATAAGAGTGGACAGCAGACCAATATGAAATCTATTCTTATTCTTTATCTGCTCGGCACCTTCCTGGCCGGTGTTACTGCGGTCATAGCCAGTTTTATGTTCCCCGTGAGCATTGCCCTGGCCGCCGGTGCTGAGGATATAACCGCTCCAGGCGGGATTACCGAGGTTCTTTTATCCTTGCTTATGAATGTGGTTGACAACCCGGTTAAAGCCTTGATGAATGCCAACTATATCGGAATTTTATCCTGGGCCATCCTCTTAGGCCTGGCCTTGCGGACCGCCGGTGAATCCACCAAGCAACTGATTGGTGATTTTGCCGATGCGGTATCCAAGGTGGTAAAATGGGTGATCAATTTAGCGCCCTTGGGGATTCTGGGGTTGGTTTTTGATTCGATTGCAACCAGCGGTTTGGAGGTTTTGCTGGGGTATGGAAAATTACTCCTTCTCCTGGTGGGCTGCATGGTTTTTGTGGCCCTGATCATCAATCCGCTGATCGTTTATCTTAAAATCCGTAAAAACCCTTACCCTCTGGTGTTCCGTTGTTTAAGAGAAAGCGGCATTACGGCTTTCTTTACCCGAAGCTCGGCAGCTAATATCCCCGTCAACTTGACTCTCTGTGAAAAGCTGGGGCTGGATAGAAACACTTATTCCATCTCCATCCCTTTGGGAGCGACCATCAATATGGCAGGGGCGGCGGTGACCATTGCCGTGCTTACCTTGGCTGCCGTTCACACCTTAGGCATCACTGTGGATATTCCGACGGCCATCATTTTAAGTGTGCTGTCGGCAATCGCTGCTTGCGGAGCTTCCGGTGTGGCAGGGGGCTCTCTTTTACTCATTCCTTTGGCCTGCAGTCTGTTTGGTATTTCCAATGATATTGCCATGCAAGTGGTAGGGGTAGGCTTTATTATCGGTGTGGTTCAGGATTCCTGCGAAACGGCCCTCAATTCTTCCACGGACGTTCTGTTCACAGCGGCTGCCGAATATGGGGAATGGCGCAAAGAGGGGAAGGCATTCTAA